CAATTAAAACTATGGCAAGATGTTAAAACCAATCAAGCATGATGTTTTAGGGAATTTGGGAGTTTTAAATTGCAATACGgaatgatttttttttttttttttttttttttttcatttttatttttatttcatGTTATTCTCCTTCCGCATGCATAATCACAATGGAGTATGAAATTGATGTCATTCAGTTGATATAGAAGTGTTCAAAAGATATAAAAAAGTGAGGTAAGGTTTGATATAGAAGAgagttgatgaaatcaatCTCTCGCAGCAGCAGCGGTTGATTTGTCCATTCCActtagatttttcaaaatcctcAGATAAGGCCAGTTAAGGTTTTTAATAAAAGGCACTAAGTTGACGTAGTAAGGGGAATTTAATGTTCGTGTGCTATTGTGATCAATGGCATTTATAATTTGACTTGCCAATTCTGCAGGATCCACATCGGGAGCTAATAATTTAGAAGGTGTCTGTACGTTGGCAAACATTTCTGTTCTCAATTTTCCGGGGCACACTAAGAGAGTTTTAACGGGTCTCATTTTAATCCTTTTAAGACGTTGACTAAGAGAGTTGTGATAGGCAATGAGTCCACCTTTAGAGGCACCATAGGAAGTCAGGCTTGCAGGAGACGCAATACCCAGCACAGATGCTACATTTACTATGTAACCTTGtccaatttcaatgataCCGGGTAGGAAAGTTTGAATCATCATATAGGCCCCAATATAGTTCACGTCAATCACTTTGTGTATATCACTGTCTGATGTTTCCTGTAAAGGCGAAATACAAGTTATACCAGCATTATTAAACAGCAGAGTCACAATACCATGATTTTTTATGATTGTCTTATGCAACTCCTTTATCTGCTCGTACTTGGCCACATTACAAGGGTAATATACAATATTACCATTAGGATTTAGATCGACGGAAGGTGGCCCCAAATCTGCAATAATCACCCTTATACCTTTCAGagccaatttttgaaccaattgcCACCCAAAACCTTTAGAACCTCCCGTCACCAGTGCAATGGTTTCTCGATTCAACGAAATTCTACCAAAAGTGGGGGCGACGAACTCTTCCACATCTTCCTTACAACGTACAGCAAAACGGTACATAAATTAATTTTCGGACCTCTGGAATTTTGGAGATTATATTGGAGGGGATTGAAGATGGAATCCTATTTGGAAATACTCTATTTTATTTCGCCTGACACAAATTTAATATTATTCGGAATCTCGGCGACACACTGACGTTCTAATGCCAGCCGTAGGAAAAAAAACATAAGGAAATAACAGCAATAAAGTTCGACAACAAGAAAGCCTGGAGCGATATCATGCTGCTAGCTACTTATACATTGGCGGCTATATCTGTATATCCTTCACACCTGTAGCGTAAATCATACATATCAGTGTGTACAACATGTCCGGGTAACATAAACCCGCCTTTGGAATTTCGCCTAAAACAGTGGGGAGTCGAAACTGACAGGATTCAGAAGTCGATTGAACGAACTCTTTACTCCATCAAGTGTTAAATGAGTGAAGCACCAGAGTTCATCAGGGTCAAGAGACGTAGAGATGAAGACTCAGTACAGGCTTTGCTGGTTGATGAGGGtcagaagaaaagaaagaagggtagattcatcttcaagTTAGCAAGAACGGTTAACTCAGATAGTTATGAGAATGCAGATGAAGCATTAACTCCACTTCTGAAACTGGCTGCCAATGATCATCGTCATTTTGTTTTAGAACGGGAGGGGAAAAGACGTAGGGATTCTGATGATGTGGAACAAGTACCACCAGTTGGCAAACCCGCAAAAGTTTCTCATCTGGAAGACCACCAAAAGGAAGCTGATGATTTGCCGCCAGAGATCAATCAGATGGTCTCTGACATTctgaatttgaataaaaatgaCAAAGGAGAGCAAAATAGACCACGTAAGCCCTCTAAGAAACATTTTGGCGGCAGTAATCGCGAAGTTGTTTCACTACCTAGTAACGATTACATTTACGATATTTACCACTTAGAAAGTCTgaaagatgatgatttgaacTCTTACAAATACGAGGATTTAGGGTTTGTTAAGATTGTTAATAAATTCATCGATTTAGTTCCCGACGAGGATACAGATCCCGAACAATGttctgatgatgaggattCAAACGAGGAGAACTACTATCAGAACGATTAtcctgatgatgaagacgatgacAGGTCAATTCCCCTAGGTAGTGAggctgatgaagaaagcTTACCTGAAGAAATTACTTGGAAGAAACAGCCACAAGATGATTACGCAGAACTTTTCGACAAACTGGGACAAAGCGATAACATCCTAGACTCTTTGAATACAAGTAATTTAGTTAATTTGGATGCggacgatgacgatgacgatgaagattgGCATGAAGATCTGGATGACGAAGAGTTTGAAAACGACAATTATGATGGCAGAAATGGATACAAAGCTAACGAATTTTTCCCTACCGATAAAGATGACTCATTAGCAGCCCATCGTGATAAAATATTTGGGAGACTAGAAAAGTTGTTGAACAAAGGCTAGAGTGCTGTTTTCATTATGTTATTATTTGCATCAATATGTGACTGTTTTACAACTCTAAAGTACGCGGTGTGTGGATTGTCGAGGAAAACCGCGGTGTTTGGGTTAATGGAATAtctttagatttttttttcaagacAGGCGGAAACAAACGCCACACCGACGCAGCGACGCGGAAgcattggaatttttcaccattttgaCAAAATATTGAGGGTCGATGGGCGATGGGCCTAGTGGGCGGATGTTTTCCAATTATTGGCATAGGGTTCTTTGTTAGGTGCTGCTGGAGCCTTTTCTGTTGTGTTTTTGAGAGACTTTAGTAGGTCAGAGgcaattgaaagatgaagTTCATCCAAACCGagcaatttgttcaaattccAGAAGGTGTCAGTGTCTACATCAAGGCCAGAACCATCAAGGTCGTTGGTCCAAGAGGTACTCTTTTCAAGAACTTGAAGCACGTCGATGTTTCCTTCTCTAGAGTCAGTGCCAAGTTGATCAAGATCACCGTTCACAACGGTGACAGAAAGCACGTTGCTGCTTTGAGAACCGTTAAGTCTTTGGTCGACAACTTGATCACTGGTGTCACCAAGGGTTACCGTTACAAGATGAGATATGTGTACGCGCATTTTCCTATCAACGTCAACGTTGTTGAAAAGGACGGTAAGAAATTGGTCGAAATCAGAAACTACTTGGGTGACAAGCAAGTTAGACACGTCCCAGTTAGAGAAGGTGTTAAGATCGAATTCTCCACTACCCAAAAGgatgaattgatcttgGAAGGTAACTCCATCGAAAACGTCTCTCAAAACGCTGCTGACATTCAACAAATCTGTCGTGCCAGAAACAAGGATATCAGAAAGTTCTTGGATGGTATCTACGTCTCTGACAAGGGTGTCATTCAGGACTTGTAAGGTAATTAAGCGCAATTAGTTTTGTATCATATAGTAaattatcttcatccatatAATGAACACTGCTCCTTTAGAGGTCTACTGAACATAAAAACatacaagaaaaaaaaaaaaaaaataaatcttACAGAATATCGGCATATGTCTAGATAATAGTTCAAAATTGTGTCAATAAAAATACCATACCATAATCAACAGTCAATGGTTTCTTGGATTTCTCTTCATGAGTGCCATAGAATTTTGAATCCACCCATTAGGACCACCATCTTCCATTATTACATCGTAAACTTCTTGTGTTGGgaaattctttaattggTCGTTCTCACAACCAATGACTGCAGCATTTCTTGTACTAGGGATTCTTAACATTTCCTGGTCCACTTTCCAACCAACACGGTTAGCAATGCAAGTGACATGATCTACTAATCCAGCATAAGTACTATTGCCCACTGTACtgtttgaagatttaaCCGATTTCCTTACATTAAAACGAACTCTTTGACCAGAGAAATTATGAGAACAGCATGGTATAACCATGAAGGGGAACCCTAACAGTGGTATCCAACACGTTAATTCATCTGAATGGTTACCAATGATAAATGTGTTCTCAGGAAATTCAGTAACGTTAACTTTAGGGGAACTTAAAAGATCCTCACTGGTGTAGACTACAGTTGCCGGTGCAATGACTTCATGAGCAACTTTAACGGGGAAAATTCCACCGTTATGTTCTAAATGAGGTAGTCTTTTTTTAACTTCTGGATGAGGTCGCACTAGAATTGATGGAATAATTATTTGTTCCTTAAGACACGCTTGAATCTCTGGAGGGAAACTAGACCAAGATTTTCTATGACGTGCGTCAATACCTAGACCTTTAATCCCTTCACTCAATAAAATGTAGCACAGTATACCATTACCACACCCCAAATCCCTAAACTGCATCTTCTCTCTAAAATTGGGGCCGTGCATCTTGGTCCATAGTGCAATTAAAAACGCTGCAATTGcaatatcttcaaaaacGTGCTTCCTTGGATCTGTCGATTCTTGCCAATTATCCACCAAGTGCGTAGagtattttttcttcaatgcaATGTATCTATCTTGGAAATCCACTTTATTAACCACCAAATCGTGTCTAACTCTTTTCTGGTAACCTTGCATAACCCCCATAGAATGTTTGTGTGCAGTTTCTAGCAGCCTCCATGCTGTCCTCACCACCCTTTCTGATTCATTTCGAAGTTGTTCAGTATTATTTTTAAACGAAATGTAATGCACTGAAAGCGTTTTATCATGTAAAAAGATAGCCACGGCTTTCACATGCGGGATGTAAAATGGGCATTCATCTCCTTCTTGAGTATGTGGGATATAGATGACCAAAGAAGTGGATTCATCCTTTAAACCGTTTAATATTAGACAGGTTTGATTCATTATAGCATCTTTGTAGGGGTTTCTCGGTATAATTCTTCTAACGATTTCTGTGGAGCAGTAGAGGTCTAGTTCTGGATTAATTGGCGGAAATCTAACGTCGAAGTCGTCAACTCCTAATTTTTTAGCCTCTGGATCtgaaatttccaattctttgtCTTGACATTTCTTAAGAGTACGTTTATTACCGTTAGAATCACATAAcacttcttgtaaaatatCTGCTCTTAGAATTGCAGATGAATTGATATTAGGTTCCCTTATAACATTCATCATAGCAGTTTCAAAATGGGCcttatcaaattttacaGTTTCTCGAGTGGAATACATGGAGTGCCATTGTTCTCCAAGTATACTCTTCGAATctaaattgaatttaaacTGAGCTCGATTCATGGACATTTCTCAAGGGGGAGCATGGGAGTGCTGAAAGGTAATAAATCGGTATAATACataatattgaaatttcactGTTATTAGTATTGAATTCGATGGAAGCTCATCgctgaatttttcaccatatGTGATCGACGAAATGGCACGTGAGCACAGCTTCTGATGAGATATGATAAGAAATGGTACTTTTGATGCATTAAACGAATTATTGCATTCAATTACGTATTTTCTGCTTATTTCTGAGGACTGATTATGGTATTCTATCATCTTTTTGTCCTACTCTCGAATACAAAGACCCAGTCGCCGGCGAAAACAGACAAATATACCCTCTAAAAATTTATATAGGTGGTGCAGCTGCTCCATCTCTACGCTAAAGGAAGTTATATGGAAATCTGAGATTAGACTCTTTTATTCTTACACTACTGTGTTTTTTGAACCATTTTTCTGAACGATTTTCTAACATTTAACATTACAGCACAGCTTCTAGGGCACTCTAAAAAGCCGTTCAAAGCTTCAATTGCTAAGTAAAATTTTCCATAATTTTTAGTGAAGCTAACAATATCTGGAAACCCCTTCTACTTCCATTCTCTTTAGGCTTGTTTAAATGTTCtcttattttatttttatcttttctGTCATTTTTCTGTTTTCGTCAATAAATTAGCGAAGAGGTTACGTGAAATTTAACATACAGCCTTTAACATCTGCAAGTTTGAAACAACGGATTAATTCTCAGTCAAGAACGGCGTCGATTGTAATTCTACGGCCTGTTCAGCAAATTTTCGACAATGGCATCTTTTTCACAGTATGTGATTTCCCTCGTAACAACGAGGAGGAGGAATTTTGGTTAAATCTTCGAACCATTGAATACTAACACGTATTTTAGATTTaaacaattggaaaaactGGGGAATGGTACTTATGCAACAGTTTACAAAGGGTTAAATAAGACAACAGGAGTGTATGTTGCCCTTAAAGAGGTTAAACTGGATTCCGAAGAGGGAACTCCATCAACAGCGATACGTGAGATTTCGTTAATGAAAGAGTTAAAGCATGATAACGTTGTTAGACTTTACGATGTAATTCATACCGAAAACAAATTGACGCTTGTCTTTGAGTATATGGATAATGATCTGAAGAAATACATGGATTCAAGAACTGTTGGTAACAACCCACAAGGTCTAGAACTAAACTTGGTCAAATATTTCCAATGGCAATTGATGGAAGGTGCAGCATTCTGCCACGAGAACAAGATACTTCATCGTGATTTGAAACCccaaaatttgttgatCAACAATAAGGGCCAGTTAAAATTAGGTGATTTTGGTCTTGCAAGAGCTTTCGGCATACCAGTTAATACTTTTTCTAGTGAAGTTGTAACGTTATGGTACAGAGCTCCTGATGTTCTAATGGGATCGAGGACTTATTCGACTTCTATCGATATGTGGTCATGCGGTTGTATATTAGCGGAAATGGTTACTGGTAAACCACTTTTCCCCGGTACAAATGACGAAGAACAGTTAAAACTGATCTTTGACATTATGGGTACACCAAATGAATCCACATGGCCAGGTGTTTCATCACTACCAAAATTCAATCTAAATTTCCCACAGAAGCTACCAAGGGATTTAAGATCAATTTTACAGGTTTGCTCAAAGGAACCATTAGATGACAATTTGATCGATCTCTTACACGGGTTATTACAGCTAAATCCTGATATGAGGTTAAGTGCGAAACAAGCTTTGCACCATCCTTGGTTTGCAGAGTACTACCAACATGTTTAATTAGTTATTATGTATTTCAGAAAAAAGCTCCATAATGCGGTTGTCCACCATGGTTCACTACAATGTCGATAACGGTCATATTTGAAGTGGATCTTAACAGTCGCCATAATGAAGGATCTGATAAATGCTCCTGTGCGTTCTCTCTTGAATAGAAAAGATTTaagaatttggtaaaagttTGTATTGGTTTATTAGATTTATTCTGTACGAATAAAACATCCAGAAGTGATTCTAACGGTTCGGACGAATAAATCCCCCCATCTTCCACTTTAGCAATTTCTAGTACCAATCCAACCGTTTCGAAAAAAAGttcgtcatcgtcatcatcatcatcattattgttTCTATCATAAAACCAATGAATTAACTCGTTAAGATGAATATATGGGTCCTTtaagatgaaaaatctcGAAAGAgatctgatgaaatttctatTGTAGACAAAGAGCTCAAAATTTGCGTAGAAAACTTGTGGGAAATCCATTAGGCCATCTTGTTCCCACCATTGAACAACTTTACCACTGTCACCCTCACTCATAAAATCCTGGTAAACTGCCGTCGGTATAAACCTCGAAATAGAATCCAAAATCTCCATATTAGCTGTTAGATAATTCCAAAACGCATTCACATTGAAGACTGTTTCCAACATCAACAAAACTTTCTGACCATCATGACGGTTgtcatcatcgtcttcttcattcaaCTCAATACCGTACTGCAAAGGATCCCAAACGTAGTTCTCCCATACCATACTGGAAAGCAAAGAAGTACTGGGAACCAATATAGTATGGTagaatttgttcaattcgTACATAGCAGCATTCCCAGAcatgataaaaattctctGTATTATCTCAACGGGCAATTCACTCATACCGATAGACACTTTTCCGTCATCACGTTTCCTTCTTTTATTAGTGAGCTTATCCTCCTTGCCATGCTTCAGTAGTTTAACCTTGTGTCTGTGACCTCTACGTTTCCTAGTAGGATATCCAGCAATAGCATACCCCATATTGACATTTTGTGCTTCTTGGCTTGTACGTTATGTAGCTTGGAATTTGCCAAGACTTACAGGACAAATCTGATAAAATGTGATATAATGGGCTGGGATGAacaaagaacaagagaaacAAAAGCTTACATAATTAGAAACGTAGACGTAGGCTCCTGCCACTACTTTCCCTGCATCTAGGGAAGAGCCGTGAACTGCCAAGAACCTTTTACGATGGCCATAGGAAAGGAGTAAATACGACATCccaaacaacaacaagataCATAGAAGACGTGCATGTAAATACATAAAAAAACACGCTTGGCAAGAACAACCGTTAAATCCAGCTGAATATATATCTGGATTCTCTAAAGACTCTGATCCAGCAAATCAAATAGCAATCTCGTCGCGTCAAAAGCTTTACTGAATCTTCAAGTGGTCCGCGACCTTTTTTGGCGTTGATTCTTCCAATGAAATAAACAGGCGAGATAAAATTCTTGTTAACACGATTCCCAtaacattttcaatatAAACAAAATAACAACATACTATATACTTAGGTTGagcaagagaagaaaaggagaaaagaaGACATTGTTTTACTTAAGGTTGGGAGTTAAAGCTAGATAGATATAAGCTCTTTTACTTTAATTTGTGTTCTCTTTCACATTGGTTCTATTTCTATTTCGATTTCACTTTTCATTTCAAGAGCAGGAACTCAGATCTCTCTCCCTTCATTCCCTCTTCTAAATACATTACTGGCACTTTGCTGACagagagaagaagaagacgcCGAAAAAGTCTCGAGGGAAAATAGctatattttttttattttgattgTAACTACCACAATGTCGTCGTTACTTAGAGTTTTGGTCGTTGGTGACAATTCCAATACACTGCTATATGCCTCTCGTTTCCGACTGGCAAAGAGCGTTGAGCTTTATCACGTCAGTGAAAATAAATCTAACCATTTCGAAGTGGATACTTTGGCGTATGGACATGATTCATTTCAATTAGACAACCACTTCACATCGGTGGCTCATTTAGAGGAAGCAATGAAACAATCGGGTGAGACCGGAGTCATATTTGATCTGATCATATTAAGTGCTATGtcattacaagaaatgTCGTCACTGGCAATGCAATTGAATCCAATGATCAATATCAactcaaagatttttttgGAATCTAGCGGATTTGTTCAGTTGGAacaatttgtaaaaatgTCAATGGATTTACCACAGTTAAACATCTTTAGCATTGTAACGGATTATGATCTTCGTGAAGTGCGTCCAAACCAATACAAGCAATTTGCAGCGCCAGGGGCGCAAAATTGTATTTATTTGGGTGATTCAAGCTCAATCTCATCGAAAAAGCAAAGCAGCGTTGGTGCTAGTCCGGCAAAATATCCAAAAAGTGTGGGAACTCTTTTAGCTACTTTCCAGAAATTATTCGAAAAATTGTTTCCCCAAGATAAAATCGATCTCTGTAACGGGTCGCAGGCTGATTTCTTGTCAACTATGTGGACCATGGCCATTCCAAAAATATGTTTTGATCCATTGTTAATTCTATTAGAAGAGACTGATCCACAACAGCTAAATCATCAAGTTTTGGCGAAGCCATTGATTTCAGGTTTAGTCACTGAAGTTATTACAATCTTAAAGAGTATGGGTGGTAAATTGCCAACTCATTTAGAATCTGAAACTGAACTTTTAGCACATTGGCAATCCTCCTATGCTGGTACTGGTGAAATGCCAGCCGCTGTTTACCATTTTGTTAATCGTACTTCTCCATTGAACATCGACATGCTATTGTTACAGCCAATTTTGTTAGCCGATGATTATTACATCAAGACCCCTTATTTGGAATTCCTATACTCATTAATGTGTCAATATCAAAAGTTGAATGACGGTAGTTCTAAATGGTTTGTGAGAAGAGAAACTGATGAATTGCAAAATGGTGGTAGTAACAATATTGCAGTGTTAACAGATGAAAATGAGCACTTGCAATCCCAGCTGGTCGAAGTTCGTGAACAATTGGCAGAAAAAGATTCGCATTTGAGAAAAATGGAGGCAACTGCTCAACAATCTGGATCTCAAGTACAGGCTTTACAAAACCAAATTGCATCCTTGAGGGAAGTTATCGTAGGCCAATCCCAGAAACACGATGCATTGACTCAAGAATTGAGACAGGCTCAACAACAGGCTCAACAAGTTGCACCTCTACAACAGCTACGTGATGTCAATGGCTCCAATGAACAAGAAGGCTCCTTCACTAGTGCAGTGGGCGAACCACCTCGTGAAACTACTAACAATAACCCCTATTCTGAGAATTATGAGTCAAGCGGTACTCCAGATTTGAGAGATATTGAGAATTTTGCCCTACTTGGTGTAAGTTACGGTGATACCCCACAAAGAGATGCATCTAAGCaggaacaacagcagcagcagcaaccacaacagcGTGCTGCGCCAGTCCATCCAACTCAGCATACTCCACCTCCAACAGCTACAAATGTGAATGGGGTCAACGGTGTGCCTGCTCATTCAACGGCAACTGGCGGTACATCCGATTTAGACagatctttgaaagaacgTGAGTTGGAAATACGTAGaaaggaattagaattgcaagaaaaagaattgaattttcaaaagagagctgttcaacaacaacaacataGACAACATAAATATGCTGGTGTTGCTGCTCCCGTCGGTGGGCCTGTTGCTGGTGGTGGCCCACCTTCCCCCACGTTGGGATCAAGTAGAAAACCTTCTCACCCACAATTGCAACAAGCACCAGGATTGCGTTCCAATAGAACGATGCATGGAGCTACACCAGGTGGATTCGGACCTGGTGGTGGGTATGGTGATCCAATGACTGGAGTCAATGGTAAACCTCCTAGAGCCACTGCTGGTCCAAGTGGATACGGGTTACAAGCCGCTGCCCCATCACAACCTCAGGGACACTATCCACCTCATGCAATTAAACCAACTAGTAGAAAAAACAGACACAGTAATATGCCAACTATTGGCAATGCTTCCAGCGTTGGTTTCCGCGATTACAGCAGACCAACTGCTAGCGCTGGTGCTCCAGTGGTGTCATCACGTGTCAACTCTATGTCTACAGGTAATCTGCAAAGTGTGCCGGTGCCTAAGAGCGTTAGGCAATCAAGCGTTCCTGGTATGAATTTCCCGGGCAATGGATCAAATCCAAGACTAGCAACTAATGGTAGAGCTCCAGGTATTATTGGTCCTAGTAGtactggtgctggtaaTAATGGTGTACCAGGAACTACTGGTAATGAACTTAATAAATCATTTGGTAGTGCCAATTCAGGAACGGATCCAACACATTTAACTCCTGATGATTCCCAAAATTCTGTAGCTCACCATATGAACGGTAACAGTTCTAATTTACAAGTACCGGAATTAAACAATTCTGAGAATAATGGTTCGAGTGGACCACAACCACCAATTTTACAAGTCAATGGTACCGAACCAGAAAAACCAGTTGAAATTAATACAACAGCAGACACAAATGAAGCATCAgaaattaatgatgaaaaggacGTTGCATCCACAGGTGCTGCTAGCGtagctggtggtggtgatgaaaacGCTGGAACTGGTGAAAAgggtaagaagaagaaatttggattgtttggtaagaagaagaataagTCCAAGAaatgaatttcttttatttttttagTAGATCAAATCCCATTATGCACATAAAACTAAAGTAGCGTTTTTCTAATAGTACGTTTTATAATTTATGTTAGTAGAATTGGGAGGACAGAAGGTCCCTCCGTGTGTACATCGTTTGTACCACAAGCTacttcaaaaagaaaaagaataatatTCTGATTCATGGCGGTTTCGAACCGCCGACATCTAACCTTATAATATTCAAAATTCACGTGATCaagaaaaggataaaaaaatCATTCTTATATCATTGTAAACGagagtgaaaaaattttgttAGCAAGACCGAACTTTGGGAAGGAAGACAAAAGTCGACCACCTTTAAGAGtgttattaccattgaaggtacaatttcttcaataataacaatCGACTGAATATTAAAGTACATCGATAATCCCATAATgccaattgatcaagaaaaaTTAGCTAAGTTGCAGAAGTTGTCTTCCAACAACAAGGTTGGTGGTACTAGAAGAAAGATGGGTAAAAAGACTGGCTcttctgcatcttcaaacaAGGATGATACCAAATTGCAAGCTCAATTGGCTAAATTGCATGCTGTCACCGTCGACAACGTTGCTGAAGCTAACTTCTTCAAGGATGACGGTAACGTTATGCACTTCAACAAGGTTGGTGTTCAAGTAGCTCCTCAACACAACACTTCTGTTTTCTACGGTCTTCCACAAGAGAAGGGTctacaagaattgttcCCTAACATTATCTCTCAAATGGGCCCTGAAGCTATCCAAGCTTTGACACAATTAAGTGCTCAAATGCAACAGGCTCAACAAGTCCAAAAGCCTGATGCCGATGCAGCTGCTGGTGCCGAGAAGAAAGACGAAGGTATTCCAGAACTAGTGGAAGGTCAAACTTTTGATGCTGATGTCGAATAATTTCAGTAACATCTAAAAGACATGAAataagaaaagaaataaaataaaaacgTTTGCATAAAGATATTCAGTCAAGTTCTGTAATACATATAACatttattttcttttacaaaCGAGTTTTTAAAAAAACTGAAGTCATAACCCTGTACCTGTTTGTTGAGCcctttccaaaatttcatttatGTCACCACCAATACTTAATAACTTGCTCCTGTTCCTTCTACAGGTTAAAGTATCAAAATGTCTCTTTAATGCATCTTTCCTTGCAAACCCTTTACCACACTGCGAACAGATATTAGGTAAAACTGGCAAATGCGTTCTTTCGTGCCTTCGTAAGTCCGACGATCTACGAAATACTAATTTACACTTAGCACAATGGAACTGCCTATCCTGTAGCAATGTTCCTTTAGCATCCTGTGTATCTTCGTTACCACTATCTTCCACATCTTGTCTTTCCTTAGGTTTGAAGACTACATCAGGTTCTTTCTCACTACTGCCAATCTTGATATCCTCAGTCGGGAGCAAACTTGTACTTGTATTCACATCTGTTTTTTTGAT
The genomic region above belongs to Zygosaccharomyces rouxii strain CBS732 chromosome F complete sequence and contains:
- the PHO85 gene encoding cyclin-dependent serine/threonine-protein kinase PHO85 (highly similar to uniprot|P17157 Saccharomyces cerevisiae YPL031C PHO85 Cyclin-dependent kinase with ten cyclin partners involved in environmental stress response in phosphate-rich conditions Pho85p-Pho80p complex phosphorylates Pho4p which in turn represses PHO5), yielding MASFSQFKQLEKLGNGTYATVYKGLNKTTGVYVALKEVKLDSEEGTPSTAIREISLMKELKHDNVVRLYDVIHTENKLTLVFEYMDNDLKKYMDSRTVGNNPQGLELNLVKYFQWQLMEGAAFCHENKILHRDLKPQNLLINNKGQLKLGDFGLARAFGIPVNTFSSEVVTLWYRAPDVLMGSRTYSTSIDMWSCGCILAEMVTGKPLFPGTNDEEQLKLIFDIMGTPNESTWPGVSSLPKFNLNFPQKLPRDLRSILQVCSKEPLDDNLIDLLHGLLQLNPDMRLSAKQALHHPWFAEYYQHV
- a CDS encoding uncharacterized protein (similar to uniprot|Q03787 Saccharomyces cerevisiae YDR249C Hypothetical ORF), with translation MGYAIAGYPTRKRRGHRHKVKLLKHGKEDKLTNKRRKRDDGKVSIGMSELPVEIIQRIFIMSGNAAMYELNKFYHTILVPSTSLLSSMVWENYVWDPLQYGIELNEEDDDDNRHDGQKVLLMLETVFNVNAFWNYLTANMEILDSISRFIPTAVYQDFMSEGDSGKVVQWWEQDGLMDFPQVFYANFELFVYNRNFIRSLSRFFILKDPYIHLNELIHWFYDRNNNDDDDDDDELFFETVGLVLEIAKVEDGGIYSSEPLESLLDVLFVQNKSNKPIQTFTKFLNLFYSRENAQEHLSDPSLWRLLRSTSNMTVIDIVVNHGGQPHYGAFF
- the SVL3 gene encoding Svl3p (similar to uniprot|Q03088 Saccharomyces cerevisiae YPL032C SVL3 Protein of unknown function mutant phenotype suggests a potential role in vacuolar function green fluorescent protein (GFP)-fusion protein localizes to the cell periphery cytoplasm bud and bud neck) encodes the protein MSSLLRVLVVGDNSNTLLYASRFRLAKSVELYHVSENKSNHFEVDTLAYGHDSFQLDNHFTSVAHLEEAMKQSGETGVIFDLIILSAMSLQEMSSLAMQLNPMININSKIFLESSGFVQLEQFVKMSMDLPQLNIFSIVTDYDLREVRPNQYKQFAAPGAQNCIYLGDSSSISSKKQSSVGASPAKYPKSVGTLLATFQKLFEKLFPQDKIDLCNGSQADFLSTMWTMAIPKICFDPLLILLEETDPQQLNHQVLAKPLISGLVTEVITILKSMGGKLPTHLESETELLAHWQSSYAGTGEMPAAVYHFVNRTSPLNIDMLLLQPILLADDYYIKTPYLEFLYSLMCQYQKLNDGSSKWFVRRETDELQNGGSNNIAVLTDENEHLQSQLVEVREQLAEKDSHLRKMEATAQQSGSQVQALQNQIASLREVIVGQSQKHDALTQELRQAQQQAQQVAPLQQLRDVNGSNEQEGSFTSAVGEPPRETTNNNPYSENYESSGTPDLRDIENFALLGVSYGDTPQRDASKQEQQQQQQPQQRAAPVHPTQHTPPPTATNVNGVNGVPAHSTATGGTSDLDRSLKERELEIRRKELELQEKELNFQKRAVQQQQHRQHKYAGVAAPVGGPVAGGGPPSPTLGSSRKPSHPQLQQAPGLRSNRTMHGATPGGFGPGGGYGDPMTGVNGKPPRATAGPSGYGLQAAAPSQPQGHYPPHAIKPTSRKNRHSNMPTIGNASSVGFRDYSRPTASAGAPVVSSRVNSMSTGNLQSVPVPKSVRQSSVPGMNFPGNGSNPRLATNGRAPGIIGPSSTGAGNNGVPGTTGNELNKSFGSANSGTDPTHLTPDDSQNSVAHHMNGNSSNLQVPELNNSENNGSSGPQPPILQVNGTEPEKPVEINTTADTNEASEINDEKDVASTGAASVAGGGDENAGTGEKGKKKKFGLFGKKKNKSKK
- the EGD1 gene encoding Egd1p (similar to uniprot|Q02642 Saccharomyces cerevisiae YPL037C EGD1 Subunit beta1 of the nascent polypeptide-associated complex (NAC) involved in protein targeting associated with cytoplasmic ribosomes enhances DNA binding of the Gal4p activator homolog of human BTF3b), which codes for MPIDQEKLAKLQKLSSNNKVGGTRRKMGKKTGSSASSNKDDTKLQAQLAKLHAVTVDNVAEANFFKDDGNVMHFNKVGVQVAPQHNTSVFYGLPQEKGLQELFPNIISQMGPEAIQALTQLSAQMQQAQQVQKPDADAAAGAEKKDEGIPELVEGQTFDADVE